From the genome of Myxosarcina sp. GI1, one region includes:
- a CDS encoding FAD/NAD(P)-binding oxidoreductase: protein MSTSSKRSPLREKNRISSDEHYQIIIIGGGAAGITTAAQLLRQNSKLNIAIVEPNEKHYYQPGWTLVGGGVAPIDKFIRQEKDVIPQKAKWIQDYVTTFDPDRNTIILTQGLKIKYDYLVVCPGIQIDWHLVRGLKEALGKGRVTSNYSKDYAPYTWETINNFKSGTAIFTYPNTPIKCGGAPQKVMYMADDYFKSKSGVGVNTKVMFCSAGSLMFSIPAYNATLEKVIERRRITTRFNHNLKEIKADTQEAIFDVTTDKGIKEVSIHYDMIHITPPMSAPDFIEQSPLANDKGWVDVHKYTLQHNRYSNVFGLGDASSLPISKTAAAARKQTPIVVQNLLALMNGRQLKGQYDGYTCCPLITGYHSAIMAEFDYEGNPAPSFPLDPTKERYSMFLAKAYALPWIYWHRMLKGKSFEADIFKPVNRLLQKDSDRSSFTKTKEQSSTC, encoded by the coding sequence GTGTCAACATCAAGCAAGCGATCGCCATTAAGAGAAAAAAATCGCATTTCATCCGACGAACACTATCAGATTATCATCATTGGTGGAGGAGCAGCAGGAATTACTACCGCAGCCCAACTACTCAGGCAGAATTCTAAACTTAATATTGCGATAGTCGAACCCAATGAAAAGCATTACTATCAACCAGGATGGACATTAGTAGGCGGTGGTGTCGCACCCATAGATAAGTTTATTCGGCAAGAAAAAGATGTGATTCCTCAAAAAGCAAAATGGATTCAAGATTACGTTACTACTTTTGACCCCGATCGCAACACTATAATCTTGACTCAAGGGCTAAAGATAAAATACGACTATCTCGTGGTGTGTCCTGGTATCCAAATCGACTGGCATCTAGTTAGAGGATTAAAAGAAGCATTGGGTAAAGGTAGAGTCACCAGTAATTACTCTAAAGATTACGCCCCATACACTTGGGAAACCATCAATAACTTTAAGAGCGGTACGGCGATTTTTACCTATCCCAATACCCCGATAAAGTGTGGTGGCGCACCGCAAAAAGTGATGTACATGGCAGATGATTACTTCAAAAGTAAGAGCGGAGTGGGTGTAAATACTAAAGTTATGTTTTGTTCTGCGGGTTCGTTAATGTTTAGCATTCCTGCATACAACGCAACTTTAGAAAAAGTAATTGAAAGACGGAGAATTACTACCAGATTCAATCACAATCTCAAAGAAATCAAAGCCGATACCCAAGAAGCTATTTTCGATGTTACTACTGACAAGGGAATAAAAGAAGTCAGCATCCATTACGACATGATTCATATCACTCCACCAATGAGCGCACCCGATTTTATCGAGCAAAGCCCTCTAGCCAATGATAAAGGTTGGGTTGATGTCCACAAATATACCTTGCAACACAATCGCTATTCCAATGTGTTCGGTTTGGGGGATGCCTCATCTTTACCAATCTCCAAAACTGCTGCTGCTGCCCGCAAACAAACTCCCATAGTGGTGCAGAACTTGCTGGCTCTAATGAATGGTCGGCAACTGAAGGGACAATATGATGGTTATACTTGTTGCCCTTTGATTACGGGCTATCATTCGGCAATTATGGCAGAGTTTGATTATGAAGGCAATCCCGCTCCGTCTTTTCCCCTCGATCCGACCAAAGAACGCTACTCGATGTTTCTCGCTAAAGCTTACGCTCTACCCTGGATTTATTGGCATCGGATGCTCAAAGGAAAATCCTTTGAAGCGGATATTTTTAAGCCCGTTAACCGACTATTACAAAAGGATAGTGATAGAAGTTCTTTTACCAAAACCAAAGAGCAAAGCAGTACTTGTTAA
- a CDS encoding metalloregulator ArsR/SmtB family transcription factor: MSSKVTTKPKTQPVNPSNDCGIAKLSPAALGLMANFFKVLSEVSRLQIVCSLKTGAKNVSEIVEETGLGQANVSKHLNMLTKAGIVAREQQGICVYYQITNHFLFELCDLVCDALSAQFQQQHQQLEMLKTLRQ; this comes from the coding sequence ATGTCTAGTAAAGTAACTACAAAACCTAAAACCCAACCAGTCAATCCCTCTAATGACTGTGGAATTGCCAAGCTATCACCTGCTGCACTCGGTTTGATGGCTAACTTTTTTAAAGTTTTGTCTGAAGTTAGTAGGCTACAAATTGTCTGTAGTTTAAAAACTGGGGCAAAGAACGTCAGTGAGATTGTGGAAGAAACGGGTTTGGGACAAGCCAATGTTTCTAAGCATTTGAATATGCTCACTAAAGCTGGCATCGTCGCTCGCGAACAGCAAGGAATTTGCGTCTACTATCAAATTACCAATCACTTCTTATTTGAGTTGTGCGATTTAGTCTGTGATGCTCTCTCTGCTCAATTTCAGCAGCAGCATCAACAGTTAGAGATGCTTAAAACCCTACGTCAATAG